From a region of the Castanea sativa cultivar Marrone di Chiusa Pesio chromosome 10, ASM4071231v1 genome:
- the LOC142612650 gene encoding protein NONRESPONDING TO OXYLIPINS 2, mitochondrial isoform X1, with product MAYRCRSLSQPTFSVFKSAFTKPTVKPKSAPSFRTVTARSPLTTPRSVPQLGALQSLLPLHSAVSSARLTSCLGLDPTSSRSLSQGMLCSANPGV from the exons ATGGCCTATCGATGTAGATCTCTTTCACAACCAACATTCTCTGTCTTCAAATCGGCATTCACCAAACCCACTGTTAAGCCCAAATCGGCACCTTCTTTTCGCACAGTCACGGCCCGCTCTCCTCTCACAACTCCAAG gtCGGTTCCTCAATTGGGTGCTCTTCAGTCTCTGCTTCCTCTCCACTCAGCGGTCTCTTCGGCCCGGCTTACGTCGTGCCTTGGACTCGATCCTACGAGCTCCAGGTCGTTGTCTCAGGGTATGCTTTGCAGTGCAAACCCAGGAGTTTGA
- the LOC142611758 gene encoding uncharacterized protein LOC142611758 isoform X2 has translation MLGSFGNSSQSSKKEQKQEGQWLALSFNPENFIPGLVIGFILGLLLDLSKPPINKNKTNKKNFAPGKPQFAVSNNGDQELKMVLVVRQDLKMKSGKIASQCAHAATGMYAELMQSHRSLLRQWEQCGQPKIVVTCRNQQEMNKLMEAAENIGLPTFVVADAGRTQVLSGSKTVLAVGPGPKESVDSVTGKLSLL, from the exons ATGTTAGGCTCGTTTGGGAACTCTTCCCAGTCTTCAAAAAAG GAGCAAAAGCAAGAAGGACAATGGTTAGCATTAAGTTTCAACCCAGAGAACTTTATTCCAGGCCTTGTCATTGGTTTCATTCTTGGGCTTTTGTTGGATCTATCTAAGCCCcccataaacaaaaacaaaaccaataagAAAAATTTTGCGCCGGGCAAACCGCAATTTGCTGTCTCAAATAACGGTGACCAAGAGCTCAAAATG GTCCTCGTTGTTAGACAAGACCTGAAGATGAAATCAGGAAAGATTGCATCTCAATGTGCTC ATGCTGCCACTGGCATGTATGCGGAATTGATGCAAAG CCATCGATCCCTTTTAAGACAGTGGGAGCAATGTGGGCAACCCAAAATAGTTGTTACATGCAGGAATCAACAAGAAAT GAATAAGCTGATGGAAGCAGCTGAGAACATTGGCCTTCCAACTTTTGTTGTTGCTGATGCTGGACGAACACAG GTGTTGTCTGGGTCAAAGACAGTTCTTGCCGTTGGACCTG GTCCAAAAGAATCAGTGGATTCAGTGACAGGAAAACTGTCCTTACTCTGA
- the LOC142611758 gene encoding uncharacterized protein LOC142611758 isoform X1, whose product MLGSFGNSSQSSKKKEQKQEGQWLALSFNPENFIPGLVIGFILGLLLDLSKPPINKNKTNKKNFAPGKPQFAVSNNGDQELKMVLVVRQDLKMKSGKIASQCAHAATGMYAELMQSHRSLLRQWEQCGQPKIVVTCRNQQEMNKLMEAAENIGLPTFVVADAGRTQVLSGSKTVLAVGPGPKESVDSVTGKLSLL is encoded by the exons ATGTTAGGCTCGTTTGGGAACTCTTCCCAGTCTTCAAAAAAG AAGGAGCAAAAGCAAGAAGGACAATGGTTAGCATTAAGTTTCAACCCAGAGAACTTTATTCCAGGCCTTGTCATTGGTTTCATTCTTGGGCTTTTGTTGGATCTATCTAAGCCCcccataaacaaaaacaaaaccaataagAAAAATTTTGCGCCGGGCAAACCGCAATTTGCTGTCTCAAATAACGGTGACCAAGAGCTCAAAATG GTCCTCGTTGTTAGACAAGACCTGAAGATGAAATCAGGAAAGATTGCATCTCAATGTGCTC ATGCTGCCACTGGCATGTATGCGGAATTGATGCAAAG CCATCGATCCCTTTTAAGACAGTGGGAGCAATGTGGGCAACCCAAAATAGTTGTTACATGCAGGAATCAACAAGAAAT GAATAAGCTGATGGAAGCAGCTGAGAACATTGGCCTTCCAACTTTTGTTGTTGCTGATGCTGGACGAACACAG GTGTTGTCTGGGTCAAAGACAGTTCTTGCCGTTGGACCTG GTCCAAAAGAATCAGTGGATTCAGTGACAGGAAAACTGTCCTTACTCTGA
- the LOC142612650 gene encoding protein NONRESPONDING TO OXYLIPINS 2, mitochondrial isoform X2 — protein MAYRCRSLSQPTFSVFKSAFTKPTVKPKSAPSFRTVTARSPLTTPRSVPQLGALQSLLPLHSAVSSARLTSCLGLDPTSSRSLSQELGLSVPR, from the exons ATGGCCTATCGATGTAGATCTCTTTCACAACCAACATTCTCTGTCTTCAAATCGGCATTCACCAAACCCACTGTTAAGCCCAAATCGGCACCTTCTTTTCGCACAGTCACGGCCCGCTCTCCTCTCACAACTCCAAG gtCGGTTCCTCAATTGGGTGCTCTTCAGTCTCTGCTTCCTCTCCACTCAGCGGTCTCTTCGGCCCGGCTTACGTCGTGCCTTGGACTCGATCCTACGAGCTCCAGGTCGTTGTCTCAGG